In one window of Aceticella autotrophica DNA:
- a CDS encoding phosphodiester glycosidase family protein, which translates to MQRKAAFKQVLIFFIFEIAFTALTMPVIVFYGPFSNIRNTIVTTAMTTFKHQYLASMFLPKSITEKIMKQMQQISFGNSDENKINFNNNHDRTIELFDISGKRFEGKIMLIHDPTRVQVGLSSKFPKEGETTSQIAKNNNAIAAINAGGFGDSGMKGIGGAPQGFVIHEGKILYTEIGDPNDMVDLIGFTTNGKMLVGKYKYKNLSTLSIKEAVSFGPALIIDGEPMIKKGDGGWGIAPRTAIGQREDGTVIFLTIDGRSIKSIGATLKDVQDIMLDYGAFNAANLDGGSSTTMFYKDRVINNPSDALGERSVPTTFIVK; encoded by the coding sequence ATGCAAAGAAAGGCAGCATTTAAACAAGTATTGATATTTTTTATTTTTGAGATTGCATTTACAGCTCTTACAATGCCTGTAATAGTTTTCTACGGACCCTTCAGCAATATAAGAAATACTATTGTAACGACTGCCATGACAACATTTAAACATCAGTATTTAGCATCAATGTTTTTGCCCAAAAGTATTACTGAAAAAATTATGAAACAGATGCAGCAAATATCATTTGGTAATAGTGATGAAAATAAAATAAATTTTAACAATAACCATGATAGGACCATAGAACTTTTTGATATATCTGGTAAGCGTTTTGAAGGTAAGATAATGTTAATACATGACCCGACAAGGGTACAAGTAGGTTTGTCAAGTAAATTTCCTAAGGAGGGAGAAACAACCAGTCAGATTGCAAAGAACAATAATGCTATCGCTGCTATTAATGCAGGCGGATTTGGTGATAGTGGCATGAAAGGTATTGGAGGTGCGCCGCAGGGCTTTGTAATACATGAGGGGAAGATTCTTTACACTGAAATTGGAGACCCTAATGATATGGTTGATTTAATTGGTTTTACTACTAATGGCAAGATGCTTGTGGGTAAATATAAATATAAGAACTTATCTACGCTTTCAATTAAAGAAGCAGTTAGTTTTGGACCGGCACTTATCATAGATGGAGAACCTATGATTAAAAAAGGCGACGGTGGATGGGGAATTGCACCACGTACTGCAATAGGACAAAGGGAAGATGGAACAGTTATATTTCTTACTATTGATGGCAGATCAATTAAAAGCATAGGAGCGACATTGAAAGATGTTCAGGATATTATGCTTGATTATGGCGCATTTAATGCGGCAAATCTTGACGGCGGTTCGTCAACAACGATGTTTTATAAGGACAGGGTTATTAATAATCCGTCTGATGCATTAGGGGAGAGGTCTGTGCCAACAACCTTTATTGTAAAATAG